CTCATCGTCAGGGCGAGCATTCTAGCAACCCCGCCTTGCCACGTCGTCACCGCCCGGCAGCAAGATCACACTTCCCAGACACAGAGCATGTGAAACACGGCAAAAAACCGTATTCTTGTCACATTTGGCGAGCCATGAGCATATAGCCTGGGTGACGCAGTACGCTGGATAAGAACTGTCCGAATTCGACTCGACGAGACACCATGCCCCGATCATCTTTGCGCCGTGCAAGCCGGCCCCTTGTACTGCTTGCTCTTCTCGCCATCGTGCAACTCTCTCTACAGGCCGCACTGGCCGACGATCGAACCGCCGTGATTGGCGCGCGAGCCGAACAGCGCACCTGGTCGGACCCGCTCGAAGCGCTCGGCACCCTACGCGCCGACGAAAGCGTTACGCTCTCCTCCACGCTCACCGAGATCGTCAGCGAACTCAACTTCAACGATGGCGAAGAGGTCGAAGCCGGCCAGCTGCTGGTGCGCCTGGAAGACAGCGAAGCACAGGCTCAGCTGCGCGCCGCCCAGGCGCTGCGCGACGAGCGCCGCAATACCCTCGATCGTTCGGCCCAACTGCAGTCCCGTAACCTGGCGCCGCGTGCCGATGTCGAAGATAATCAGGCTCGCCTGCGCCAGGTCGAGGCGGAGATCGAAGCGATCCAGGCTCGCCTTGCCGCCCACCGCATACGCGCCCCCTTCGATGGCGTGGTCGGTTTTCGCAATATCAGCCCCGGAGCGCTGGTGACCCCCGGCATGGAATTGCTGACACTCGACAAGCTCGATGTGGTCAAGCTCGATTTCAGGGTTCCCGAGGTGCATCTTGCCGCGCTTTACTCCGGCCTACGCCTTACCGCCACCAGTGCTGCCTTCCCCGATGCGATCTTCGAAGGCGTCATCGAGAGTGTCGGCTCACGGATCGATCCTGTCAGCCGTAGCGTGTCGGTGCGCGCCGAACTGGCCAATCCGGACCAACATCTGCGTCCTGGCATGTTGATGGAGGTGATACTACAACGGCGTCCACGACAGACCGTCGTCGTTCCCGAGTCAGTGATCATTCCCAGCGGTGAGCGCCAGCACGTGCTGGTCATCGATGAGACGGACGAGCACCGTATCGCCCGCCGCGAAGTGCGCATCGGTGAGCGCCGCGCGGGGCAGGTCGAGATAGTCGAAGGCCTCGAGAGCGGTGAACTGGTGGTCAGCCATGGTGTGCAGCGGGTACGCGACGGCGAACGGATCAAGCTGCTGGGCATCGCCAGCGACGCGACGTCGATCCGCGAAATTCTCGAGCAGGCACGCCCCCAGCCTGACCGAGAGGAAGAGGTCTGATGCGTCTATCCGACATTTCCATTCAGCGACCGGTGCTTGCCACCGTCTTGACGCTGCTGATCGTGGCATTTGGCTTTCTGGCGCTGGAGCGTCTGCCGCTTCAGGAGTACCCCGCCATCGATCCCCCCGTGGTGAGCATCGACACCCGCTACCCCGGCGCCTCTGCCAGCGTGGTGGAGACCCGTATCACCCAAGTGCTGGAGGACCGCATCGCCGGTATCGAGGGCATCGAGCTGATCACCTCCAATAGCGAGGATGGCCGCTCGCGGATCGAAATCGAATTCGGCCTGCAGATGGACATCGACGCCGCCGCCAATGACGTTCGTGACCGTATCTCCGGCGCCTTGCGCAACCTGCCTGATGAAGCCGACCCTCCCGAAGTACAGAAGGCCGACAGCAGTGAAGACGTGATCCTGTGGCTGAGCCTCTCTGGCGAGGAGTACTCCATCCCTGAGCTGACCGACTACGCCAACCGTTACCTTGTCGATCGAATCTCGGTGCAGCCCGGTGTGGCTCGGGTACGGGTAGGCGGCGGGCGCGACTACGCCATGCGTATATGGATAGACCGCAACGTCCTGGCGGCACGCGGCCTCACCGTAGGCGACGTGGAGAATGCCTTGCGCGCCGAGAACGTCGAATCGCCGGCAGGCTCCATCGAGTCCGTCGAGCGACAGTTCATCGTACGCCTGCCGCGCAGCTTCAACGAGCCCGACGACTTCCGCTCCTTGGCACTGACCCGAGGCGAGGATGGCCATGTGGTGCGTCTTGGCGAGGTGGCGCGGGTCGAGATCGGCTCGGTGGATGACCGCTCGATATTTCGCGCCAACGGTATTCCCATGGTTGGGCTGGGTATCATGAAACAGTCCACCGCCAACGTGCTGGAGGTCTCCCAAGGCGTCACCGCGGAGATGGAGCGCCTGCAGAACATCCTGCCGGACGGGATGGAGCTGACGCTCAACTACGACTCTTCACTGTTCGTTGCCGGCGCCATCGAGCAAGTGGTGATGACACTCTTCATCGCCATGGGCCTGGTGGTGGTGGTGATCTTCGTGTTTCTGGGGAATTTGCGTACCACGCTGGTCCCAGCCGTCACCGTACCCATCGCCGTGATCGGCTCCTTCATCGCCTTGGCTGTCCTCGGGTTTTCGATCAATCTCCTCACGCTGCTGGCACTGGTTCTGGCCATCGGCCTGATCGTCGACGACGCCATCGTGGTTCTGGAGAACATCAATCGGCGCATGCATGAATATGGCGAGACGCCACTCGTGGCCGCGTTTCGGGGCACCCGGCAGATCGCCTTCGCGGTGATTGCCACCACCCTGGTGCTGATCGCGGTCTTCGTGCCGCTGAGCTTCATGCAGGGCGATATCGGCCGTCTGTTTTCCGAGTTCGCCTTGACCCTGGCGGCAGCCGTGGCGATTTCGAGCCTGCTGGCACTGACCCTGACACCGATGATGGCCTCGAAGATTCTACGCGCGGACATGCACGAGAGCCGCATGGCTCACGCCGTGCAGAAGGTGCTGGACGTCTCCCAGCGCGGTTATCGCGCCGTGCTGCTCAAGGCGCTCAAGCTGCGGCTACTGGTGGTGGCCCTGTTCGTGGCGACGCTGGCCTTCACCGCCTGGATCGCCAGCACGCTGCCCAACGAGTACACACCGCAGGAGGATCGGGGCAATTTCATGATCATGGTCAACGGTCCCGAAGGCGCCACCTACGACTACATTCTCGACTACATGGACGAGATAGAAACCCGCCTGGAGCCGATGGTCGCCTCCGGTGAGCTGGAACGGGTAGTGGTACGCGCCCCCCGCGGCTTTGGCAATATCGAGAACTTCAACAACGGCTTCGCGATCATCAACCTTGCCGACTGGAGCGAACGACGCAGCGCCTGGGAGATCATGGCCGACGTCCGTGGGCAGCTCGCCGGCCTACCGGGGGTCACGGCGGTACCGGTGATGCGACAGGGCTTCGGCCAGCGCGTGGCAAAGCCGGTGCAGTTCGTTCTCGGCGGCGGCACCTACGAGGAGCTGGCTCACTGGCGCGACATGATGTTCGCGCATATTCGCGACCACAACCCCAACCTGACCGGTGTGGATAGCAACTATCAAGAGACCCAGCCGCAACTGCGAGTAGAGATCAACTATCAGCGCGCGGCGGATCTCGGTGTCACACTCAGTGAAATCG
This DNA window, taken from Halomonas sp. TA22, encodes the following:
- a CDS encoding efflux RND transporter permease subunit — protein: MRLSDISIQRPVLATVLTLLIVAFGFLALERLPLQEYPAIDPPVVSIDTRYPGASASVVETRITQVLEDRIAGIEGIELITSNSEDGRSRIEIEFGLQMDIDAAANDVRDRISGALRNLPDEADPPEVQKADSSEDVILWLSLSGEEYSIPELTDYANRYLVDRISVQPGVARVRVGGGRDYAMRIWIDRNVLAARGLTVGDVENALRAENVESPAGSIESVERQFIVRLPRSFNEPDDFRSLALTRGEDGHVVRLGEVARVEIGSVDDRSIFRANGIPMVGLGIMKQSTANVLEVSQGVTAEMERLQNILPDGMELTLNYDSSLFVAGAIEQVVMTLFIAMGLVVVVIFVFLGNLRTTLVPAVTVPIAVIGSFIALAVLGFSINLLTLLALVLAIGLIVDDAIVVLENINRRMHEYGETPLVAAFRGTRQIAFAVIATTLVLIAVFVPLSFMQGDIGRLFSEFALTLAAAVAISSLLALTLTPMMASKILRADMHESRMAHAVQKVLDVSQRGYRAVLLKALKLRLLVVALFVATLAFTAWIASTLPNEYTPQEDRGNFMIMVNGPEGATYDYILDYMDEIETRLEPMVASGELERVVVRAPRGFGNIENFNNGFAIINLADWSERRSAWEIMADVRGQLAGLPGVTAVPVMRQGFGQRVAKPVQFVLGGGTYEELAHWRDMMFAHIRDHNPNLTGVDSNYQETQPQLRVEINYQRAADLGVTLSEIGRTLETLLGGRNVTTYVDDGEEYDVIIEGDRSSQRSARALDNIQVRSSRSGELIPLASLITLSDYAGPSTLNRFNRIRSITIEANLADGYPLGEALEYLEQNAAEILPPEAQTDLAGSSRDYMEASGATTYLLLLGALVVFLVLAAQFESFVHPFVIMLTVPLAMSGAMLGLYLTGQTLNIYSQVGLVMLIGLAAKNGILIVEFANQLRDQGVAFHDALVESSVTRLRPIIMTAVTTMAGAIPLIISSGAGAETRLVLGTVIFCGVAAATLFTLLVVPVAYDLLARHTGSPGDVQRRLQQETDDHHNEVPLTKQN
- a CDS encoding efflux RND transporter periplasmic adaptor subunit — encoded protein: MPRSSLRRASRPLVLLALLAIVQLSLQAALADDRTAVIGARAEQRTWSDPLEALGTLRADESVTLSSTLTEIVSELNFNDGEEVEAGQLLVRLEDSEAQAQLRAAQALRDERRNTLDRSAQLQSRNLAPRADVEDNQARLRQVEAEIEAIQARLAAHRIRAPFDGVVGFRNISPGALVTPGMELLTLDKLDVVKLDFRVPEVHLAALYSGLRLTATSAAFPDAIFEGVIESVGSRIDPVSRSVSVRAELANPDQHLRPGMLMEVILQRRPRQTVVVPESVIIPSGERQHVLVIDETDEHRIARREVRIGERRAGQVEIVEGLESGELVVSHGVQRVRDGERIKLLGIASDATSIREILEQARPQPDREEEV